A portion of the Motilibacter rhizosphaerae genome contains these proteins:
- a CDS encoding NADH-quinone oxidoreductase subunit G, whose amino-acid sequence MTLLSSGGAASGAEVQPSVEMVNLTIDGFPVSVPKGTLVIRAAELLGIAIPRFCDHPLLDPVGACRQCLVDVKDAGNGRGMPKPAASCTTTVAEGMVIETQLSSPVADKAQKGVMELLLINHPLDCPVCDKGGECPLQNQAMSNGRSESRFEGVKRTYPKPVPISAQVLLDRERCVLCARCTRFSKQVAGDPFIELLERGALQQVGIYEKQPFESYFSGNTVQICPVGALTGTQYRFRARPFDLVSTPTACEHCASGCAQRTDSRRGKVLRRMAGDDPEVNEEWNCDKGRWAFQYSFLPDRLRTPLVRDSSGALVPTSWPDALDVAARGLLAARSAGGVGVLPGGRLTVEDAYAYAKFARVVLGTDDIDFRARPHSAEEAQFLASTVAGTSPATGGVTYADLERARAVLLVGLEPEEESPILFLRLRKAVRKAGLQVLSVAPFATRGLTKLSGTLVPAAPGTEAEVLDALAEGGELGTTGTVLTQSGAVLLVGERLATSRGALSAVARLAARTGARVAWVPRRAGERGALEAGALPGLLPGGRPVTDAEARIDVATAWGAEGLPTTPGRDLAGILAAAVSGQLGGLVVGGVDPADLPDPAIARAALKAVPFLVSLEQRPSAVTELADVVLPVAADIEREGSYLDWEGRVRPFRAVLANPQLAQPMLPDGRVLHVLAEEMGADLGLPHTAAARHELDELGRWEGGRATAPDAPVPGPPVPAHGQAVLATWHQLLDGGRLQEGEPFLAATAPAPVARVSPATAEEVGVVEGGTLTVATAYGMVTLPVVLTEMPDRVVWLPTRSTGSEVRRTLRAGAGDLVSLAAGPAAVPVLPEVLVEPAGGSTPQGGREGVSVVLEPDGPAEPAALFTAADTVQDGAAAPQEGE is encoded by the coding sequence ATGACTCTCCTGTCCAGCGGCGGCGCGGCCAGCGGCGCGGAGGTCCAGCCCAGCGTCGAGATGGTGAACCTCACCATCGACGGCTTCCCGGTCTCGGTGCCCAAGGGCACGCTCGTCATCCGCGCCGCCGAGCTGCTCGGCATCGCGATCCCGCGCTTCTGCGACCACCCGCTGCTCGACCCCGTCGGCGCCTGCCGCCAGTGCCTCGTCGACGTGAAGGACGCCGGCAACGGGCGCGGCATGCCGAAGCCGGCGGCGTCGTGCACGACGACCGTCGCCGAGGGCATGGTCATCGAGACGCAGCTCTCCTCGCCCGTCGCCGACAAGGCGCAGAAGGGCGTGATGGAGCTGCTGCTCATCAACCACCCGCTCGACTGCCCGGTGTGCGACAAGGGCGGCGAGTGCCCCCTGCAGAACCAGGCGATGAGCAACGGGCGCAGCGAGTCCCGCTTCGAGGGCGTCAAGCGGACCTACCCGAAGCCCGTGCCGATCTCGGCGCAGGTGCTGCTCGACCGCGAGCGCTGCGTGCTCTGCGCGCGCTGCACGCGGTTCTCCAAGCAGGTCGCCGGCGACCCGTTCATCGAGCTGCTCGAGCGCGGCGCGCTCCAGCAGGTCGGCATCTACGAGAAGCAGCCCTTCGAGAGCTACTTCTCCGGCAACACCGTGCAGATCTGCCCGGTCGGCGCGCTGACCGGTACGCAGTACCGCTTCCGCGCCAGGCCCTTCGACCTCGTCTCCACGCCGACCGCGTGCGAGCACTGCGCCTCCGGCTGCGCGCAGCGCACGGACTCCCGTCGCGGGAAGGTGCTGCGCCGCATGGCCGGCGACGACCCCGAGGTCAACGAGGAGTGGAACTGCGACAAGGGGCGCTGGGCCTTCCAGTACTCCTTCCTGCCCGACCGCCTCCGCACCCCGCTGGTCCGCGACTCCTCCGGCGCGCTCGTCCCGACGAGCTGGCCCGACGCGCTCGACGTCGCCGCCCGCGGACTGCTCGCCGCGCGCTCGGCCGGCGGTGTCGGGGTCCTGCCCGGCGGCCGGCTCACCGTCGAGGACGCCTACGCCTACGCGAAGTTCGCCCGCGTCGTGCTCGGCACCGACGACATCGACTTCCGCGCCCGCCCGCACTCCGCGGAGGAGGCGCAGTTCCTCGCGAGCACCGTCGCCGGGACGAGCCCAGCGACGGGGGGTGTCACGTACGCCGACCTCGAGCGGGCGCGCGCCGTCCTCCTCGTCGGGCTCGAGCCCGAGGAGGAGTCGCCCATCCTCTTCCTGCGGCTGCGCAAGGCGGTCCGCAAGGCCGGCCTGCAGGTCCTGTCGGTCGCGCCCTTCGCGACGCGGGGGCTCACGAAGCTCTCGGGGACGCTCGTCCCCGCGGCCCCCGGCACCGAGGCCGAGGTGCTCGACGCGCTGGCCGAGGGCGGCGAGCTCGGGACCACCGGCACCGTCCTCACGCAGAGCGGTGCCGTCCTCCTCGTCGGCGAGCGCCTCGCCACCTCGCGCGGCGCGCTGAGCGCCGTGGCGCGGCTGGCGGCGCGCACCGGCGCCCGGGTCGCGTGGGTCCCGCGCCGCGCCGGCGAGCGCGGCGCGCTGGAAGCCGGTGCGCTGCCGGGGCTCCTGCCCGGTGGTCGGCCGGTCACCGACGCCGAGGCGCGCATCGACGTCGCCACCGCGTGGGGCGCCGAGGGCCTGCCCACCACGCCGGGCCGCGACCTCGCCGGCATCCTCGCCGCGGCCGTGTCCGGGCAGCTCGGCGGTCTCGTCGTCGGCGGGGTCGACCCGGCCGACCTGCCCGACCCCGCGATCGCGCGGGCGGCGCTCAAGGCCGTGCCGTTCCTCGTGAGCCTGGAGCAGCGTCCCAGCGCGGTGACCGAGCTCGCCGACGTCGTGCTGCCGGTCGCCGCCGACATCGAGCGCGAGGGCAGCTACCTCGACTGGGAGGGCCGCGTACGCCCCTTCCGCGCGGTGCTCGCCAACCCGCAGCTGGCGCAGCCGATGCTGCCCGACGGCCGTGTCCTCCACGTGCTCGCCGAGGAGATGGGCGCCGACCTCGGTCTGCCCCACACCGCGGCCGCGCGCCACGAGCTCGACGAGCTCGGCCGGTGGGAGGGCGGGCGCGCCACGGCTCCCGACGCCCCCGTGCCCGGCCCGCCCGTACCCGCTCACGGGCAGGCGGTCCTCGCCACCTGGCACCAGCTGCTCGACGGCGGTCGGCTCCAGGAGGGCGAGCCCTTCCTCGCCGCCACTGCGCCTGCTCCCGTCGCCCGGGTCTCGCCGGCGACGGCCGAGGAGGTCGGTGTGGTCGAGGGAGGGACGCTGACGGTCGCCACCGCGTACGGCATGGTGACGCTCCCGGTCGTGCTCACCGAGATGCCCGACCGCGTCGTGTGGCTGCCGACCCGCTCCACCGGCAGCGAGGTCCGCCGCACGCTGCGCGCCGGTGCGGGGGACCTGGTCTCGCTGGCCGCCGGACCCGCCGCCGTCCCGGTGCTGCCCGAGGTGCTCGTCGAGCCCGCGGGCGGCAGCACGCCGCAGGGCGGGCGCGAGGGGGTCTCCGTCGTGCTCGAGCCCGACGGGCCGGCCGAGCCGGCGGCCCTCTTCACCGCTGCCGACACCGTGCAGGACGGCGCCGCTGCTCCCCAGGAGGGCGAGTGA
- the nuoF gene encoding NADH-quinone oxidoreductase subunit NuoF: MLTPVLSRTWDSERSWSLESYRAKDGYRGLHAALQTSPDDVIALVKDSGLRGRGGAGFPTGMKWSFIPQGDGRPHYLVVNADESEPGTCKDIPLMLAAPHQLVEGVIIASYAIRASHAFIYVRGEVASVYRRVLAAVREAYAAGYVGRDILGSGYDLEIVVHAGAGAYICGEETALLDSLEGFRGQPRLRPPFPAIAGLYGSPTVINNVESIASVPVVVLNGADWYKTMGTEKSAGATLYSLSGHVERPGQYEAPLGVTLRQLLELAGGVREGHELKFWTPGGSSTPLLTAEHLDVPLDYEGVGAAGSMLGTKALQVFDETTCVVRCVSRWTKFYAHESCGKCTPCREGTWWLVQALDRLEAGEGTEADLEKLLDLCDNILGRSFCALGDGATSPITSSIKYFRDEYVAHFTNAGCPFDPVASTVFGGSTAVTA, translated from the coding sequence GTGCTCACCCCGGTGCTGTCCCGTACCTGGGACTCGGAGCGCTCGTGGTCGCTCGAGTCCTACCGCGCGAAGGACGGCTACCGCGGCCTGCACGCCGCGCTGCAGACCTCGCCCGACGACGTCATCGCGCTCGTCAAGGACTCCGGCCTGCGCGGGCGCGGTGGTGCCGGCTTCCCCACGGGCATGAAGTGGAGCTTCATCCCGCAGGGCGACGGGCGCCCCCACTACCTCGTCGTCAACGCCGACGAGAGCGAACCCGGCACCTGCAAGGACATCCCGCTGATGCTGGCGGCGCCGCACCAGCTGGTCGAGGGCGTCATCATCGCGTCCTACGCGATCCGCGCCAGCCACGCCTTCATCTACGTGCGGGGCGAGGTCGCCAGCGTCTACCGCCGCGTGCTCGCCGCGGTCCGCGAGGCGTACGCCGCCGGCTACGTCGGGCGCGACATCCTCGGCTCGGGCTACGACCTCGAGATCGTCGTGCACGCGGGCGCCGGCGCGTACATCTGCGGGGAGGAGACCGCGCTGCTCGACTCGCTCGAGGGCTTCCGCGGCCAGCCGCGCCTCCGCCCGCCGTTCCCGGCCATCGCCGGCCTGTACGGCTCGCCGACCGTCATCAACAACGTCGAGTCCATCGCCTCGGTGCCGGTCGTCGTGCTCAACGGCGCCGACTGGTACAAGACGATGGGCACCGAGAAGTCCGCTGGCGCCACGCTCTACTCGCTCTCGGGTCACGTGGAGCGCCCCGGCCAGTACGAGGCGCCGCTCGGCGTCACGCTGCGCCAGCTGCTCGAGCTCGCGGGCGGCGTCCGCGAGGGCCACGAGCTGAAGTTCTGGACGCCAGGCGGTTCGTCCACGCCGCTGCTCACGGCGGAGCACCTCGACGTGCCCCTCGACTACGAGGGCGTGGGGGCCGCGGGCTCGATGCTCGGCACGAAGGCCCTCCAGGTCTTCGACGAGACGACCTGCGTCGTGCGCTGCGTGTCGCGCTGGACGAAGTTCTACGCCCACGAGTCCTGCGGCAAGTGCACCCCGTGCCGCGAGGGCACGTGGTGGCTCGTGCAGGCCCTCGACCGGCTCGAGGCGGGGGAGGGCACCGAGGCCGACCTCGAAAAACTGCTCGACCTGTGCGACAACATCCTCGGCCGGTCGTTCTGCGCGCTCGGTGACGGGGCCACGAGCCCGATCACCTCGTCCATCAAGTACTTCCGCGACGAGTACGTCGCCCACTTCACCAACGCCGGGTGCCCCTTCGACCCGGTCGCGTCCACGGTCTTCGGCGGGAGCACGGCGGTGACGGCATGA
- the nuoE gene encoding NADH-quinone oxidoreductase subunit NuoE: protein MALTEEALQRLEIDAKEVIARYPRSRSALLPLLHLVQSEEGWVSPEGVELCARWLDLTTAEVTAVSTFYSMYRRRPGGDYQVGVCTNSLCGVLGGDAILERLEEHLGVHHGDTTPDGTVTLEHLECNAACDYAPVVMVNWEFFDNQTPASATDLVDRIRAGDPPAPTRGAERLCTFREVERLLAGFEDGLADTGTGAGPATLVGLELARQRGWSAPRPDRDEAQTADAAGESGTDSGYGNQGGPSGDDAPLPTASSDPANPTPTGSAQQEERS, encoded by the coding sequence TCATCGCGAGATACCCCCGGTCGCGCTCGGCCCTGCTCCCGCTGCTCCACCTCGTGCAGTCCGAGGAGGGGTGGGTCAGCCCCGAGGGCGTCGAGCTCTGCGCGCGCTGGCTCGACCTCACGACCGCAGAAGTGACGGCGGTGTCGACGTTCTACTCGATGTACCGCCGCCGCCCCGGCGGTGACTACCAGGTCGGCGTCTGCACCAACAGCCTGTGCGGCGTGCTCGGCGGTGATGCGATCCTCGAGCGGCTCGAGGAGCACCTCGGCGTCCACCACGGGGACACCACTCCCGACGGCACCGTCACGCTCGAGCACCTCGAGTGCAACGCGGCCTGCGACTACGCCCCCGTGGTGATGGTCAACTGGGAGTTCTTCGACAACCAGACGCCGGCCTCGGCGACCGACCTCGTCGACCGCATCCGTGCGGGCGACCCGCCGGCGCCCACCCGCGGTGCCGAGCGGCTGTGCACCTTCCGCGAGGTCGAGCGGCTGCTCGCCGGCTTCGAGGACGGCCTGGCCGACACCGGCACCGGCGCAGGACCGGCGACCCTCGTGGGCCTGGAGCTCGCCCGCCAGCGCGGCTGGAGCGCCCCCCGCCCCGACCGCGACGAGGCGCAGACCGCCGACGCCGCAGGCGAGTCCGGGACGGACTCCGGCTACGGCAACCAGGGTGGCCCGAGCGGCGACGACGCCCCGCTGCCCACGGCCAGCAGCGACCCGGCCAACCCGACCCCCACGGGGTCGGCCCAGCAGGAGGAGAGGTCGTGA
- the nuoH gene encoding NADH-quinone oxidoreductase subunit NuoH, producing the protein MNPTQQLLADDPWWLIAGKAVVVFGFLVVMTLFNIWFERRVVARMQHRVGPNVHGPFGLLQSLADGVKLGLKEDLIPKGADKIVFVLAPLLSVGPAFLAFAVMPFGPEVSIFGHHTALQLADFPIGVLYVLAVASIGIYGIVLAGWSSGSTYPLLGGLRSSAQMISYEVAMGLSLVAVFLYSGSMSTSDIVTAQKSHWFFWTLPVSFLVYLVSMVGETNRAPFDLPEAEGELVGGFHTEYSSLKFALFFLAEYVNMVNVSALATTMFLGGWRAPWPITWFWSGANTGWWPLLWWISKVVLLIFVFIWLRGTLPRLRYDQFMRLGWKRLIPVSLVWILAVATVRALNDDTHLSTRQVFGWVGGALVVALLLSFAYDAVAARRDQPEPVVHRAPEPVEDAASADRAAFAGGFPVPSVDTVRQRVATHQGPAGSTPTASIPTPSRGAHRA; encoded by the coding sequence GTGAACCCCACCCAGCAGCTGCTGGCCGACGACCCCTGGTGGCTCATCGCCGGCAAGGCGGTCGTCGTCTTCGGCTTCCTCGTCGTCATGACGCTGTTCAACATCTGGTTCGAGCGCCGCGTGGTCGCCCGCATGCAGCACCGCGTGGGCCCCAACGTGCACGGGCCCTTCGGACTGCTGCAGTCGCTCGCCGACGGCGTCAAGCTCGGGCTGAAGGAGGACCTGATCCCGAAGGGCGCGGACAAGATCGTCTTCGTCCTCGCCCCGCTGCTCTCGGTGGGCCCGGCCTTCCTCGCCTTCGCGGTGATGCCGTTCGGCCCCGAGGTCAGCATCTTCGGCCACCACACCGCGCTGCAGCTCGCGGACTTCCCGATCGGCGTGCTCTACGTCCTCGCGGTCGCGAGCATCGGGATCTACGGCATCGTGCTGGCGGGCTGGTCGAGCGGCTCGACCTACCCGCTGCTCGGCGGCCTGCGCTCGAGCGCGCAGATGATCTCGTACGAGGTGGCGATGGGCCTCAGCCTCGTCGCGGTCTTCCTCTACTCGGGCTCGATGTCGACCTCCGACATCGTCACCGCGCAGAAGAGCCACTGGTTCTTCTGGACCCTGCCGGTGTCCTTCCTCGTCTACCTCGTCTCGATGGTCGGCGAGACCAACCGCGCGCCGTTCGACCTGCCCGAGGCCGAGGGCGAGCTCGTCGGCGGGTTCCACACCGAGTACTCCTCGCTGAAGTTCGCGCTCTTCTTCCTCGCCGAGTACGTCAACATGGTCAACGTCTCCGCGCTGGCCACGACGATGTTCCTCGGCGGCTGGCGCGCCCCCTGGCCCATCACGTGGTTCTGGTCCGGCGCCAACACCGGCTGGTGGCCGCTGCTCTGGTGGATCTCGAAGGTCGTCCTGCTGATCTTCGTCTTCATCTGGCTGCGCGGCACGCTGCCCCGGCTGCGCTACGACCAGTTCATGCGCCTGGGCTGGAAGCGGCTCATCCCCGTCAGCCTCGTGTGGATCCTCGCCGTCGCGACGGTCCGGGCCCTCAACGACGACACGCACCTCAGCACCCGCCAGGTCTTCGGCTGGGTCGGCGGCGCGCTCGTCGTCGCGCTCCTGCTCTCCTTCGCGTACGACGCGGTGGCCGCCCGCCGCGACCAGCCGGAGCCGGTCGTCCACCGGGCGCCCGAGCCGGTCGAGGACGCCGCGAGCGCGGACCGCGCCGCCTTCGCCGGTGGCTTCCCCGTGCCCTCGGTCGACACCGTGCGCCAGCGCGTGGCCACTCACCAGGGCCCCGCGGGCAGCACCCCCACCGCCAGCATCCCCACCCCCAGCCGAGGAGCGCACCGTGCCTGA